A genomic stretch from Erysipelothrix sp. HDW6C includes:
- the dnaG gene encoding DNA primase, translating to MRRMPEALINDVRAKSDIVDTISNYMTLTKKGKNYWGVCPFHNDHDPSMSVSPDRQIYKCFVCGAGGNVFSFVENFEKVSFIEAVIKTASRVNIDLSEYESTTTAPVNEEKKRLLEALDETQKFTEFQLFTKDGQEAMVKLEERGYNQELIRKFGIGVAFGNNQITNFLIAKGFSEEELIRADLSRMSDDGLRDVFYNRIMFPIFDPYGHPIGFSARALSDSNSVKYINTSETETYVKGNTVYNFHNAKDASRKEGYVLVTEGVTDAIAFTKVGINNVVSMLGVACTPQQIRLLKQCSSNIVLAFDGDRAGLEATFNIGKKLRQEQCTVSIWYNDSGLDPDDAVRKLGEDVVKKGIEDRTNWLDFVMSYAIGNYGLESFDKRKRVVEFMIDYLRTEDELTQSYYLKKLAEKTNFDVGVLSQQLQNKVTTEIPRANPGKLVIETSNHFDVILPERAILKQMLGSKEAAHIYRDQLGFLVSDLATDFAMVILDRYRVQETIQIADILSLDIHDKMRQFALEIDSSEIMGEFDRMSLQQNIDLVRRELLRLGIGSLKDEGRRKMEIDEQSRLLEEAIKQIRSNKREGER from the coding sequence ATGCGGCGAATGCCAGAGGCTTTAATCAATGATGTTCGCGCTAAAAGCGACATTGTTGATACAATTTCAAACTATATGACGTTAACCAAAAAGGGTAAGAATTATTGGGGTGTTTGCCCTTTCCATAACGATCATGATCCATCAATGTCCGTATCCCCAGACCGACAAATTTATAAGTGCTTTGTCTGTGGCGCAGGCGGTAATGTGTTCTCGTTTGTAGAAAATTTTGAAAAGGTTAGTTTTATCGAAGCTGTGATTAAGACCGCATCGCGTGTCAATATTGATCTTTCAGAGTATGAATCAACGACAACTGCTCCTGTTAATGAAGAGAAGAAACGACTTCTTGAGGCTTTGGATGAAACGCAGAAATTCACTGAGTTCCAACTTTTTACAAAAGATGGTCAAGAAGCAATGGTCAAGTTAGAAGAACGTGGCTACAACCAAGAACTTATTCGAAAATTTGGAATTGGTGTTGCATTTGGCAACAATCAGATCACAAACTTTTTAATTGCAAAAGGTTTCTCAGAAGAGGAACTCATTCGTGCGGATTTATCGCGGATGAGTGATGATGGGCTCAGGGATGTTTTTTACAATCGTATTATGTTTCCAATTTTTGATCCCTATGGGCATCCAATTGGATTCAGTGCGCGTGCACTGAGTGATTCAAATTCCGTAAAGTATATTAATACTTCAGAAACAGAGACCTATGTTAAGGGAAATACAGTTTACAACTTCCACAATGCCAAGGACGCGTCCCGAAAAGAGGGTTATGTCTTGGTTACAGAAGGTGTAACCGATGCGATTGCCTTTACTAAAGTTGGAATTAATAATGTTGTCTCAATGCTTGGTGTTGCGTGTACCCCACAACAAATTCGTCTATTAAAGCAATGCAGTTCCAATATTGTGTTAGCATTTGACGGTGACCGTGCAGGGCTTGAGGCGACGTTCAATATTGGTAAGAAATTGCGTCAAGAACAATGTACTGTGTCGATATGGTATAATGATAGCGGTCTTGACCCTGACGACGCCGTACGGAAATTGGGCGAAGATGTCGTAAAAAAAGGCATTGAAGATCGCACCAATTGGCTCGACTTTGTGATGAGCTATGCAATCGGAAATTATGGTTTAGAATCGTTTGATAAGCGCAAACGGGTGGTTGAGTTTATGATTGATTATCTTCGTACAGAAGATGAATTAACACAAAGTTACTACCTCAAAAAATTAGCAGAGAAAACAAACTTCGATGTTGGCGTTTTATCACAACAGCTACAAAACAAGGTTACAACCGAGATTCCTCGAGCAAACCCTGGCAAACTTGTTATAGAAACAAGCAATCACTTTGATGTGATATTACCAGAACGGGCAATCTTAAAGCAAATGTTAGGTTCAAAAGAAGCGGCGCATATCTATCGTGATCAATTGGGATTTCTTGTCTCAGATCTTGCGACAGATTTCGCGATGGTCATTCTTGATCGCTATCGTGTTCAAGAAACAATACAAATTGCCGATATTTTATCACTTGATATTCATGATAAAATGAGACAATTCGCTTTAGAAATTGATTCAAGTGAGATCATGGGTGAGTTTGACCGCATGAGCTTACAACAAAACATTGATTTGGTACGACGCGAACTCTTAAGACTTGGAATTGGAAGCCTTAAGGATGAAGGACGTCGTAAAATGGAAATTGATGAACAATCCCGATTGCTTGAAGAAGCAATCAAACAGATTCGAAGTAATAAGCGTGAAGGAGAGAGATAA
- the cdd gene encoding cytidine deaminase codes for MKDELVTKAFEAMNNAYAPYSNYHVGACLRTKDGHDFIGANIENASYGATNCGERSAIFAAYSHGYRVDDIVGIAIVTDGELLAGPCGICRQVLSELLHEDTPIYLSNGTENMTTNMKALLPLMFGKKDLK; via the coding sequence ATGAAAGATGAACTAGTAACAAAAGCATTTGAGGCTATGAATAATGCGTATGCACCGTATTCAAATTATCACGTTGGTGCATGCCTACGTACAAAAGATGGTCATGATTTTATTGGTGCAAACATTGAGAATGCATCGTATGGAGCAACAAACTGTGGCGAACGTTCCGCAATATTTGCTGCTTACTCACATGGATACCGTGTGGACGATATCGTTGGGATTGCGATTGTAACGGATGGCGAGTTGTTGGCAGGACCATGTGGAATCTGTCGCCAAGTGCTCTCAGAGTTGTTACATGAAGATACCCCAATATATTTATCAAACGGAACTGAAAACATGACAACAAACATGAAAGCATTATTACCATTGATGTTTGGAAAGAAGGACTTAAAGTAG
- the rpoD gene encoding RNA polymerase sigma factor RpoD, with product MTRKKLKTLDEVKESFLKEFEKKQVLLNENVEKSIAHLSLGDEDTEELFQWFADNSIVLSDGEDDVPEILEEDLIDEEADDVAEEYLGEGDDEGEGPFDDSLNKVDLSSYENELTSANLVRINDPVKMYLKEIGRVNLLDAKDEPEIARRLQEGEEARQLIINIYRERYAEEATDEEFEELLETIKIEEIFEILKDHFVDDEANLAYIDNCEQTYYDGLEARRILISANLRLVVSIAKKYVGRGMLFLDLIQEGNMGLVKAVEKFDYTKGFKFSTYATWWIRQAITRAIADQARTIRIPVHMVETINKLTRIQRSLVQTLGREPTAEEIAAEMENMTPEKVREIQKIALDPVSLETPIGEEDDSHLGDFIEDKDALSPDDYANNQLLKEEINMVLEGLTEREEKVLRLRFGLEDGRTRTLEEVGKEFNVTRERIRQIEAKALRKLKHPTRSKRLRDFVDKR from the coding sequence ATGACACGTAAAAAGTTAAAAACTCTGGATGAAGTAAAAGAGAGTTTCTTAAAAGAGTTCGAAAAGAAACAAGTGTTGTTGAATGAAAATGTTGAGAAGTCAATTGCTCACTTGAGTTTGGGTGATGAGGACACAGAAGAACTGTTTCAATGGTTCGCTGACAACAGCATTGTTCTATCAGATGGTGAAGACGATGTTCCTGAGATTCTTGAAGAAGATCTCATTGACGAAGAAGCCGATGATGTCGCCGAAGAGTACCTCGGCGAGGGAGATGATGAAGGTGAAGGACCTTTTGATGATTCTCTAAATAAAGTTGACCTGAGTTCGTATGAAAATGAGCTGACAAGTGCAAACCTTGTTCGAATTAACGATCCTGTAAAAATGTATTTGAAAGAAATCGGTCGTGTTAACCTCTTAGATGCCAAAGATGAGCCAGAAATTGCCCGTCGATTGCAAGAAGGTGAAGAAGCGCGTCAACTTATTATAAACATCTACCGCGAACGTTATGCAGAAGAGGCAACGGATGAAGAGTTTGAAGAATTGCTTGAAACAATCAAAATCGAGGAAATCTTTGAAATCTTGAAAGACCACTTCGTAGATGATGAAGCAAATCTAGCCTACATTGATAACTGTGAACAAACATACTATGACGGTCTTGAAGCGCGTCGTATTCTGATTTCTGCTAACTTGAGACTTGTTGTTTCGATTGCAAAGAAATATGTTGGACGCGGCATGCTGTTCTTGGATCTTATCCAAGAAGGAAATATGGGACTTGTTAAAGCTGTTGAGAAATTTGACTACACCAAAGGGTTTAAATTCTCAACATATGCAACATGGTGGATTCGTCAAGCAATCACCCGTGCCATTGCTGACCAAGCGCGCACAATTCGTATTCCTGTTCACATGGTTGAAACCATTAATAAGTTAACACGTATTCAACGATCACTTGTTCAGACATTAGGTCGTGAACCGACAGCGGAAGAAATTGCTGCGGAAATGGAAAACATGACCCCTGAAAAAGTACGAGAAATCCAAAAAATTGCCTTGGATCCTGTGTCATTGGAAACACCGATTGGTGAAGAAGATGACTCACATCTTGGTGACTTTATTGAAGATAAAGATGCATTATCACCGGATGACTATGCAAATAATCAACTTCTTAAAGAAGAAATCAATATGGTCCTTGAAGGTTTAACAGAACGTGAAGAAAAAGTACTTCGTTTGCGTTTTGGACTTGAAGATGGCCGTACACGAACACTTGAAGAAGTTGGTAAAGAGTTTAACGTTACGCGTGAGCGTATCCGTCAAATCGAAGCAAAGGCATTGCGCAAATTAAAACATCCAACGCGTTCAAAACGCTTGCGTGATTTTGTCGATAAACGATAG
- a CDS encoding glycine--tRNA ligase — MKKFDFETVVNHVRTSGFVFQGSEIYGGLANTWDFGPLGIELKENVKRLWWQSFVSRNPYNVGIQSAILMNPQVWKASGHLDTFNDPLMDCRLCNTRHRADKLIEEFSDVEINAGVMTNKEMEAYIEEHKIPCPKCGGHDFTSIRQFNLMFKTFQGVNEDTASTIYMRPETAQGMFVNYRNVQRSSRKKLPFGIAQIGKSFRNEITPGQFIFRTREFEQMELEFFVKPGEDMKWYAYWQDFAMNWLYGLGLDKENLRMREHDAEELSHYSVATSDIEYRYPWGFDELWGIADRTDFDLKQHQEHSKVSMEYHDPETNEKYIPYTVEPSLGVERLMLALMCEAYDEEALGDDDKRIVMRFSPKVAPVQVAILPLSKKLSEKATEVMHEFINDFVCEFDETQGIGKRYRRQDAIGTPFCITVDFDSLEDNQVTIRFRDSMEQKRVSIDEAKALMHKEIYG; from the coding sequence ATGAAAAAATTTGATTTTGAAACAGTAGTAAACCATGTTAGAACCTCGGGTTTTGTTTTTCAAGGGAGCGAGATCTACGGCGGTCTTGCAAATACATGGGATTTTGGTCCTCTAGGGATTGAACTTAAAGAGAATGTAAAACGTCTTTGGTGGCAGTCGTTTGTCTCTCGAAATCCATACAACGTTGGAATTCAATCGGCAATTCTGATGAATCCTCAAGTTTGGAAGGCAAGTGGACACTTGGATACCTTTAACGATCCCCTCATGGATTGCCGTTTGTGCAATACACGCCATCGTGCTGATAAGCTTATTGAAGAGTTCAGTGATGTTGAAATTAATGCAGGTGTTATGACAAATAAAGAAATGGAAGCGTATATTGAAGAACACAAGATTCCATGTCCAAAATGTGGTGGTCATGACTTCACTTCAATCCGTCAGTTTAACTTAATGTTTAAAACGTTCCAAGGTGTTAACGAAGATACTGCAAGCACAATTTACATGCGCCCAGAAACGGCTCAAGGTATGTTTGTAAACTATCGTAATGTGCAACGTTCATCGCGTAAAAAGCTGCCATTTGGTATTGCGCAAATTGGAAAGTCATTCCGAAATGAAATCACACCCGGTCAATTCATTTTTAGAACACGAGAGTTTGAACAAATGGAGTTGGAATTTTTTGTCAAACCCGGTGAAGATATGAAATGGTATGCTTACTGGCAAGACTTTGCAATGAACTGGTTGTATGGATTGGGTCTTGATAAAGAAAACTTGCGTATGCGTGAGCATGATGCTGAAGAACTATCACATTATTCCGTGGCAACATCAGATATTGAATATCGTTATCCATGGGGATTTGATGAGTTATGGGGAATCGCAGATAGAACTGATTTTGACCTCAAACAACATCAAGAACACTCCAAAGTAAGTATGGAATACCATGATCCCGAAACAAACGAAAAATATATCCCTTATACTGTTGAACCTTCATTGGGTGTTGAGCGTTTGATGCTTGCATTGATGTGTGAAGCATATGATGAAGAAGCTCTTGGTGATGACGATAAACGAATTGTTATGCGTTTCTCACCAAAAGTTGCTCCAGTTCAAGTTGCAATTTTGCCACTTTCAAAGAAATTATCGGAAAAAGCAACGGAAGTCATGCATGAATTCATCAACGATTTCGTATGTGAATTCGATGAAACACAAGGTATTGGAAAACGATACCGTCGACAAGATGCGATTGGAACACCATTCTGTATCACTGTTGATTTTGACAGCCTTGAAGACAACCAAGTTACAATACGTTTCCGTGATTCAATGGAACAAAAACGTGTAAGTATTGATGAAGCGAAAGCACTGATGCATAAAGAAATATACGGGTGA
- the ybeY gene encoding rRNA maturation RNase YbeY, whose product MQINYLNNSSEDSWRSYKRYLSPILAKTLEMTDTDENVTVNVVLVNDTEIHQMNKDFRNIDRPTDVLSFEDGSYEEETFMMGDIIISVDAIRRQAEDYGHSLKREFCFLVAHGYLHLLGYDHHTPEEETVMFGLQKDILDGIARKDS is encoded by the coding sequence ATGCAAATCAACTATTTAAATAATAGTTCAGAAGACTCATGGCGCTCATACAAGCGCTATTTATCGCCTATTTTAGCGAAAACATTGGAAATGACCGATACAGACGAAAATGTTACGGTGAATGTTGTCCTGGTAAATGACACGGAAATTCATCAAATGAATAAAGATTTTCGCAATATCGATCGTCCAACTGATGTATTAAGCTTTGAAGACGGCAGTTATGAAGAGGAAACATTTATGATGGGTGATATTATTATCAGTGTTGATGCAATCCGCCGCCAAGCTGAAGACTATGGTCATTCCTTAAAACGTGAATTTTGTTTTCTGGTCGCTCATGGATATCTCCATCTTCTTGGGTATGATCACCATACTCCAGAAGAAGAAACAGTAATGTTTGGACTACAGAAGGATATCCTTGATGGCATCGCTCGAAAAGACAGCTAA
- the era gene encoding GTPase Era, with translation MDFKSGFISIVGRPNAGKSTLINRLVRQKIAIVSDKAQTTRDAIIGVLTEEEYQLVFIDTPGIHKPKHELGSRMNSTSYAHFKGVDVVYYIIDGTEPFGKGDQFVTDRLRKLKIPVFLIINKVDQMNQQALLEKIASYIDFEFTEIIPISALQDDNIDKLLEVTLNYMEDGVMYYPKDQVSAYPEQFIYAEIIREKILQLTEEEIPHSIAVTIERIVKKKNSTLINAVILVDRDSQKGIIIGKQGKMIREIGLRAREELETIIGESVYLETFVRVEKNWRNRSRMLNQLGYVETEYE, from the coding sequence GTGGATTTTAAATCAGGATTTATTTCAATTGTTGGACGCCCAAATGCTGGGAAATCAACACTTATCAATCGACTTGTTCGTCAAAAAATTGCCATTGTGTCGGATAAAGCACAAACAACGCGTGATGCCATCATCGGTGTACTCACAGAAGAGGAATATCAATTGGTGTTTATTGACACGCCAGGGATTCATAAACCAAAGCATGAGCTTGGTTCGCGAATGAATAGTACCTCATATGCTCACTTCAAAGGTGTGGATGTCGTTTATTATATTATCGATGGGACAGAACCTTTTGGAAAAGGGGATCAATTCGTAACCGATCGACTCCGCAAACTGAAAATACCAGTATTTCTAATCATCAACAAGGTTGATCAAATGAATCAGCAAGCCTTGCTTGAGAAGATTGCGTCATACATTGATTTCGAATTTACAGAAATCATTCCAATATCTGCATTGCAGGATGACAATATTGACAAACTTTTGGAAGTAACATTGAACTATATGGAAGATGGCGTGATGTACTATCCTAAAGACCAAGTCAGTGCCTATCCCGAACAGTTTATTTATGCAGAAATTATTCGTGAGAAAATCTTGCAATTGACAGAGGAAGAAATTCCGCATTCTATTGCGGTGACAATTGAGCGAATCGTTAAAAAGAAAAACTCGACGCTCATTAATGCTGTTATCCTTGTGGATCGTGATTCACAAAAGGGGATTATCATTGGAAAACAAGGGAAAATGATTCGTGAAATTGGGCTTCGTGCCCGCGAAGAATTAGAAACAATCATAGGCGAAAGTGTTTATTTGGAAACATTTGTTCGGGTTGAGAAAAACTGGCGTAACCGCAGTCGAATGCTAAATCAATTGGGTTATGTTGAAACAGAGTATGAATAA
- the recO gene encoding DNA repair protein RecO, with translation MNNSDEGFVISTTPYREHDCMVHFLGKEYGLIRFVLPGYYKPKSKQGSLGLEFSQVRYRFNFQENRLNRILNGELIEGYLHQRTDLEWLMMMSLASEITVRTYDPSAHFYFYDHIALLFSSNNLMKAMIEFIVGIIKHQGFTPDISGCVVCGSQHINTFSIERGGYLCTMHSPAYVKDSKELLLAMKGLFIGAEIDAFLETIELTPVLERLVKYLEYHGDYRFNSWKLISGM, from the coding sequence ATGAATAACAGTGATGAAGGCTTCGTGATATCCACGACACCTTACCGAGAACACGATTGTATGGTTCATTTTCTTGGAAAAGAATATGGGCTCATACGCTTTGTATTACCCGGCTACTATAAACCGAAAAGTAAGCAAGGAAGTTTGGGTTTGGAGTTTTCACAGGTTCGTTACCGATTCAATTTTCAAGAGAATCGTTTGAATCGCATTCTGAATGGCGAATTGATTGAAGGATATTTACATCAACGTACGGACTTGGAGTGGTTAATGATGATGTCGTTAGCCAGTGAAATTACAGTTCGTACATACGACCCAAGTGCTCATTTCTATTTTTATGATCACATCGCGTTGTTGTTCTCTAGTAATAACTTAATGAAAGCAATGATTGAATTTATTGTTGGAATTATTAAACACCAAGGCTTTACTCCTGATATCTCAGGATGTGTAGTCTGTGGCTCTCAGCATATTAATACGTTTTCTATCGAGAGAGGTGGTTATCTCTGTACGATGCACAGTCCGGCTTATGTCAAGGATTCGAAAGAACTCTTGTTGGCGATGAAAGGCTTGTTCATCGGAGCGGAAATTGATGCATTTCTTGAAACGATAGAACTCACTCCGGTACTCGAGAGATTGGTTAAGTACCTTGAGTACCACGGTGATTATCGTTTTAATAGTTGGAAGTTAATCAGTGGTATGTAA
- the phoU gene encoding phosphate signaling complex protein PhoU yields MRIEDRMIEFESELFDMAARVRRSMALAIEALKEDDKEKALQIIEKDEYINDMDESINDLAIQTLSLMQPVAKDLRLLVGGIKIATDLERIGDYAKNIGRFVVKNHIEKDFLNDEITELGNIFLGNFDEVLNVLKTQDIKKAYEAAELDDNLDQAFKKVMHKFVDDAEKQGKFPIEITAILRNIERAGDHAKNICEQVIYIAKGQHVDFG; encoded by the coding sequence ATGAGAATTGAAGACAGAATGATCGAATTTGAGAGTGAGCTCTTTGACATGGCAGCTCGTGTGCGTCGTTCAATGGCGCTGGCGATTGAGGCGCTTAAAGAAGATGATAAAGAGAAAGCACTCCAAATCATTGAAAAAGATGAATACATCAATGATATGGATGAAAGCATCAATGACCTTGCAATCCAAACGCTTTCACTTATGCAGCCGGTTGCCAAAGACTTACGTTTGTTGGTTGGTGGCATTAAGATTGCGACAGATTTAGAGCGCATTGGAGACTATGCAAAGAACATTGGTCGATTCGTTGTCAAGAATCACATTGAAAAAGACTTCTTGAATGATGAAATTACAGAGTTAGGAAACATCTTCTTGGGTAACTTCGATGAAGTGCTCAATGTCTTGAAAACACAAGATATTAAAAAAGCATACGAAGCTGCTGAACTTGATGACAATCTGGATCAAGCGTTCAAAAAAGTCATGCACAAGTTTGTTGATGATGCCGAAAAACAAGGAAAGTTTCCAATTGAGATTACAGCAATCTTACGCAATATTGAACGTGCGGGGGATCATGCAAAGAACATTTGTGAACAAGTAATTTATATTGCCAAAGGGCAACATGTTGATTTTGGCTAA
- a CDS encoding class I SAM-dependent methyltransferase, with translation MNLSKRLHQIYELVPTGSRLADIGTDHGLLIIKCLEENVCTFAYGLDIAKQPLDAARANLVRFGFEERCELVLGNGLEPFKGEANCFVAAGMGAETIWGIIALYPFKETDTIILQSNTKNPWLRKQVTHHGFNIIDERFLIDKGMPVTILVIQKNGNSHDLTETEAVIGPVLIKNINDDYRNYLTERMQHLATIHHHDVSLRQEFDIISEIVRKEC, from the coding sequence ATGAACTTATCCAAACGACTTCACCAAATTTATGAACTTGTACCGACTGGTTCGCGTCTTGCGGATATCGGAACAGATCATGGTTTGCTGATCATAAAGTGCTTGGAAGAGAATGTCTGTACATTTGCCTATGGGTTGGATATCGCAAAGCAACCCCTTGACGCTGCACGCGCAAATCTTGTACGATTCGGCTTTGAGGAGCGTTGTGAGCTTGTACTGGGTAATGGTCTTGAACCATTTAAAGGCGAGGCAAATTGCTTCGTAGCCGCTGGTATGGGCGCGGAAACCATTTGGGGAATTATTGCATTGTATCCGTTTAAAGAAACGGATACAATCATTCTTCAATCGAATACTAAAAACCCATGGTTGCGAAAACAAGTAACACACCATGGCTTCAACATTATTGATGAACGCTTTTTGATTGATAAAGGAATGCCCGTCACTATACTTGTAATTCAAAAAAACGGGAATTCACACGATTTAACAGAAACAGAAGCAGTGATAGGTCCTGTATTGATAAAAAACATCAATGATGACTATCGAAATTATTTAACAGAACGTATGCAACATTTGGCAACAATCCATCATCATGATGTGTCATTACGCCAAGAATTTGACATAATTTCTGAAATTGTAAGAAAGGAGTGTTAG
- the pstA gene encoding phosphate ABC transporter permease PstA, which translates to MTKARRIKDGIANAFTYLASSMTLIILVAIFAFVVIRGKGSLSLEMLTNNYWSKNYLVEWAGGDSGSFTRPEHLDETVVFSSKYGIGFSDEISHEKKRLIRVSYIAEDSIFNASTNATKGEGYGEVFTINVGDQIEKIEAVNETGTIVSMGTIFSDQAESLVMKMDTTSHLSSLYFKTPGGGIWGSLIATIQLIFISLLFALPLGIFAAIYLTEIARPNKFNQFIERCIEMLAGVPSIVFGLMGIVVLYPITAFFNVNGLSILLGGLTMAVVLLPVIIRSVQESLLVVPRDYRSASLSLGASQTQTIFKVILPSALPGILSAILLAVSRIIGESAALIYTMGTFINDAPRITQGGTTLAVHIWTVMSHEQPNFELASAISIIILILVLILNVSVKLFSKRLDRKLGI; encoded by the coding sequence ATGACAAAAGCACGTCGCATCAAAGATGGGATTGCAAATGCATTCACCTATCTTGCTTCCTCAATGACATTGATAATTCTCGTTGCAATCTTTGCGTTTGTTGTGATTCGTGGGAAAGGGTCATTAAGTCTTGAAATGCTGACCAATAATTATTGGTCAAAGAACTATCTTGTTGAATGGGCGGGCGGTGATTCTGGTTCATTTACGCGTCCAGAACATTTGGATGAGACAGTCGTTTTTAGTAGCAAATATGGGATTGGTTTCTCAGATGAAATTAGTCATGAAAAGAAACGTCTGATTCGGGTCAGTTACATCGCCGAAGATTCAATCTTCAATGCTTCTACAAATGCTACAAAAGGTGAAGGTTATGGTGAAGTGTTCACGATTAATGTTGGAGATCAGATTGAAAAAATAGAAGCGGTCAATGAGACTGGAACAATTGTAAGCATGGGAACAATATTTAGTGATCAAGCCGAATCGTTGGTGATGAAAATGGATACAACAAGCCATCTCTCATCCTTGTATTTCAAAACACCGGGTGGTGGAATCTGGGGTTCTCTCATTGCGACCATTCAACTTATATTTATCTCTTTACTCTTTGCATTACCATTAGGAATTTTCGCGGCAATCTATTTGACGGAAATAGCGCGTCCGAATAAATTCAATCAATTCATCGAACGCTGCATTGAAATGTTAGCGGGGGTTCCAAGTATCGTCTTTGGGTTAATGGGGATAGTTGTGTTGTATCCAATAACGGCGTTCTTTAATGTGAATGGACTCAGTATTCTTTTGGGTGGATTGACAATGGCAGTTGTTTTGCTTCCGGTCATTATTCGTTCGGTTCAAGAGTCGTTGTTAGTTGTTCCAAGAGATTATCGATCGGCATCATTATCTTTAGGAGCAAGTCAAACACAAACGATATTTAAGGTTATATTACCGTCTGCACTGCCGGGAATCCTTTCCGCCATTCTCTTGGCTGTCAGTCGTATTATTGGTGAATCTGCAGCACTTATCTATACAATGGGGACATTTATTAATGATGCACCGCGTATCACACAAGGTGGTACCACATTAGCGGTTCATATATGGACGGTAATGAGTCATGAACAACCAAACTTCGAACTTGCCAGTGCCATTTCAATTATCATTTTAATCTTAGTATTAATCCTTAATGTATCAGTGAAACTCTTTAGTAAACGTCTTGATAGAAAGTTAGGTATCTAG
- the pstB gene encoding phosphate ABC transporter ATP-binding protein PstB, whose translation MNSFEVSNLDLFYGDNQALKDLSINIKKQKVTAFIGPSGCGKSTFLRTFNRMNDLIPNCRITGNVSFNGQNIFDPKADVVDLRTKVGMVFQQPNPFPMSIYDNVAYGLRVQGVKDRKILDQVVREALEQAALYEEVKDRLHQSALRLSGGQQQRLCIARAIALKPEVILMDEPTSALDPIATAKIEELIVALKKDYTIVIVTHSMQQAARISDMTAFFLLGEIVEYDETKVLFHTPKDQRTEDYITGRFG comes from the coding sequence ATGAATAGTTTTGAAGTCAGTAATTTGGATTTGTTCTATGGCGATAATCAAGCCTTAAAGGATTTATCCATCAACATTAAAAAGCAAAAAGTTACAGCATTTATTGGTCCATCTGGATGTGGGAAGTCTACGTTCTTACGAACCTTTAATCGCATGAATGACTTGATACCCAATTGTCGAATCACTGGGAATGTATCGTTCAATGGACAAAATATATTTGATCCCAAGGCAGATGTTGTTGATTTGCGAACCAAGGTAGGAATGGTATTCCAACAACCCAATCCTTTTCCAATGAGTATTTATGACAATGTTGCCTATGGACTCCGCGTGCAAGGCGTTAAAGACCGCAAAATTCTTGATCAAGTTGTTAGAGAAGCACTGGAACAAGCAGCATTGTATGAGGAAGTCAAAGACCGCTTACACCAATCAGCACTTCGTTTGTCAGGTGGTCAACAACAACGTTTGTGTATCGCACGTGCAATTGCGTTAAAGCCGGAGGTTATTCTTATGGATGAGCCGACATCGGCGCTTGATCCGATTGCGACGGCGAAGATTGAAGAATTGATTGTTGCACTAAAAAAAGATTATACTATAGTTATTGTAACGCACTCGATGCAACAAGCGGCACGTATCAGTGATATGACTGCATTCTTCTTGCTTGGAGAGATTGTGGAATATGATGAGACAAAGGTTCTGTTCCATACACCGAAGGATCAGCGAACAGAAGACTACATTACCGGAAGATTCGGATAG
- a CDS encoding diacylglycerol kinase: MASLEKTAKRTVKKFHSAFVGIKAGLLYDRSILVQVILAVITVVVFSFLSLNAVEWLFIVSAIFVVLITEFLNSAIEDVCDLLIQKYDLHVKEIKDIAAAAVLLAAIYAIVVALIILAGRIL; this comes from the coding sequence ATGGCATCGCTCGAAAAGACAGCTAAGCGCACCGTTAAGAAATTCCATTCAGCGTTTGTAGGCATCAAGGCGGGATTGCTCTATGATCGCAGTATCTTGGTTCAAGTTATTCTTGCAGTTATTACGGTAGTTGTATTTAGTTTCTTGAGCTTGAATGCAGTAGAATGGTTATTTATCGTCAGTGCAATATTTGTTGTTCTTATCACTGAATTCTTGAATTCAGCAATCGAGGATGTCTGTGATTTGTTAATTCAGAAGTACGATTTGCATGTTAAAGAAATCAAAGACATTGCCGCTGCGGCAGTCTTACTGGCAGCAATTTATGCGATTGTTGTCGCACTTATAATTTTAGCAGGGAGAATCTTATGA